From one Dermacentor variabilis isolate Ectoservices chromosome 3, ASM5094787v1, whole genome shotgun sequence genomic stretch:
- the LOC142573985 gene encoding sn-1-specific diacylglycerol lipase ABHD11-like isoform X2: MAVTRGLQLARSLWTTTRRLASASLAQCHATMFTSRRMCMGWRRLGVARYCSQPRDGAVRLSYTLHESDDAATASTLPPIVALHALFGRKENMAAVSKALAAATGRNVFAVDLRNHGDSPHTDDMDYALMSADLELFLHDRGLPRVALVAHSMGGRAAMKLAVTKPSAVERLVAVDVAPSALPHDLISVWLPWQINAMEHILSLLSPDMSLDQALQLADEYLSREVTKPYVRRYMLANLRKGPRTFEWQANLKVIRQKLEMLGDAHYLNNKISHVEALFISADRSVYITDENTKAIKQTFPESRVVTIKGANHWVYNDKREEFVDLVRDFMAARRPESQQKTLSAA, from the exons ATGGCTGTGACGCGAGGCCTTCAGCTGGCGCGTTCGCTGTGGACGACGACTCGGCGTCTGGCTTCGGCGAGCTTGGCGCAGTGCCACGCGACGATGTTTACGAGCAGGAGAATGTGCATGGGTTGGCGTCGACTCGGAGTCGCCCGTTACTGTAGCCAGCCGAG ggacGGAGCCGTGCGCCTGTCTTACACTCTCCACGAATCGGACGACGCCGCAACTGCGTCCACATTGCCTCCGATTGTGGCGCTGCACGCATTGTTTGGCCGCAAGGAGAACATGGCCGCTGTTTCTAAAGCGCTGGCCGCTGCGACTGGTCGTAAC GTGTTCGCTGTGGATTTGCGCAACCACGGCGACAGCCCCCACACGGATGACATGGACTACGCGCTGATGAGCGCCGACCTGGAGCTGTTCCTGCACGATCGGGGCCTGCCCAGGGTGGCCCTCGTGGCACACAGCATGGGCGGGCGGGCGGCCATGAAGCTCGCCGTCACCAAG CCCTCTGCGGTGGAGCGCCTGGTCGCGGTGGACGTCGCGCCTAGCGCCCTACCCCATGACCTGATCAGTGTGTGGCTGCCTTGGCAAATAAACGCGATGGAACACATCTTGTCGTTGCTGTCACCGGACATGAGCCTCGATCAGGCTCTTCAGCTGGCCGATGAATACCTCAGCAGGGAAGTGACC AAACCCTACGTTCGCAGATACATGCTAGCGAACCTCCGCAAGGGACCTCGTACGTTTGAGTGGCAGGCCAACCTCAAGGTCATCAGACAGAAACTCGAGATGCTGGGCGATGCTCACTACCTCAACAACAAAATTTCCCACGTCGAAGCACTGTTCATCTCAGCCGACAGATCTGTCTACATCAC GGACGAGAACACCAAAGCCATCAAGCAGACGTTTCCCGAATCACGCGTCGTTACCATAAAAGGGGCCAACCACTGGGTCTACAACGACAAGAGAGAAGAGTTTGTCGACTTGGTCAGGGACTTCATGGCAGCGCGTCGCCCGGAATCACAGCAGAAAACTCTGTCGGCCGCTTGA
- the LOC142573985 gene encoding sn-1-specific diacylglycerol lipase ABHD11-like isoform X1 has protein sequence MLNPFCFIVQGRATSSMAVTRGLQLARSLWTTTRRLASASLAQCHATMFTSRRMCMGWRRLGVARYCSQPRDGAVRLSYTLHESDDAATASTLPPIVALHALFGRKENMAAVSKALAAATGRNVFAVDLRNHGDSPHTDDMDYALMSADLELFLHDRGLPRVALVAHSMGGRAAMKLAVTKPSAVERLVAVDVAPSALPHDLISVWLPWQINAMEHILSLLSPDMSLDQALQLADEYLSREVTKPYVRRYMLANLRKGPRTFEWQANLKVIRQKLEMLGDAHYLNNKISHVEALFISADRSVYITDENTKAIKQTFPESRVVTIKGANHWVYNDKREEFVDLVRDFMAARRPESQQKTLSAA, from the exons GGAAGGGCTACTTCCAGCATGGCTGTGACGCGAGGCCTTCAGCTGGCGCGTTCGCTGTGGACGACGACTCGGCGTCTGGCTTCGGCGAGCTTGGCGCAGTGCCACGCGACGATGTTTACGAGCAGGAGAATGTGCATGGGTTGGCGTCGACTCGGAGTCGCCCGTTACTGTAGCCAGCCGAG ggacGGAGCCGTGCGCCTGTCTTACACTCTCCACGAATCGGACGACGCCGCAACTGCGTCCACATTGCCTCCGATTGTGGCGCTGCACGCATTGTTTGGCCGCAAGGAGAACATGGCCGCTGTTTCTAAAGCGCTGGCCGCTGCGACTGGTCGTAAC GTGTTCGCTGTGGATTTGCGCAACCACGGCGACAGCCCCCACACGGATGACATGGACTACGCGCTGATGAGCGCCGACCTGGAGCTGTTCCTGCACGATCGGGGCCTGCCCAGGGTGGCCCTCGTGGCACACAGCATGGGCGGGCGGGCGGCCATGAAGCTCGCCGTCACCAAG CCCTCTGCGGTGGAGCGCCTGGTCGCGGTGGACGTCGCGCCTAGCGCCCTACCCCATGACCTGATCAGTGTGTGGCTGCCTTGGCAAATAAACGCGATGGAACACATCTTGTCGTTGCTGTCACCGGACATGAGCCTCGATCAGGCTCTTCAGCTGGCCGATGAATACCTCAGCAGGGAAGTGACC AAACCCTACGTTCGCAGATACATGCTAGCGAACCTCCGCAAGGGACCTCGTACGTTTGAGTGGCAGGCCAACCTCAAGGTCATCAGACAGAAACTCGAGATGCTGGGCGATGCTCACTACCTCAACAACAAAATTTCCCACGTCGAAGCACTGTTCATCTCAGCCGACAGATCTGTCTACATCAC GGACGAGAACACCAAAGCCATCAAGCAGACGTTTCCCGAATCACGCGTCGTTACCATAAAAGGGGCCAACCACTGGGTCTACAACGACAAGAGAGAAGAGTTTGTCGACTTGGTCAGGGACTTCATGGCAGCGCGTCGCCCGGAATCACAGCAGAAAACTCTGTCGGCCGCTTGA
- the LOC142573985 gene encoding sn-1-specific diacylglycerol lipase ABHD11-like isoform X3 has translation MLNPFCFIVQGRATSSMAVTRGLQLARSLWTTTRRLASASLAQCHATMFTSRRMCMGWRRLGVARYCSQPRDGAVRLSYTLHESDDAATASTLPPIVALHALFGRKENMAAVSKALAAATGRNPSAVERLVAVDVAPSALPHDLISVWLPWQINAMEHILSLLSPDMSLDQALQLADEYLSREVTKPYVRRYMLANLRKGPRTFEWQANLKVIRQKLEMLGDAHYLNNKISHVEALFISADRSVYITDENTKAIKQTFPESRVVTIKGANHWVYNDKREEFVDLVRDFMAARRPESQQKTLSAA, from the exons GGAAGGGCTACTTCCAGCATGGCTGTGACGCGAGGCCTTCAGCTGGCGCGTTCGCTGTGGACGACGACTCGGCGTCTGGCTTCGGCGAGCTTGGCGCAGTGCCACGCGACGATGTTTACGAGCAGGAGAATGTGCATGGGTTGGCGTCGACTCGGAGTCGCCCGTTACTGTAGCCAGCCGAG ggacGGAGCCGTGCGCCTGTCTTACACTCTCCACGAATCGGACGACGCCGCAACTGCGTCCACATTGCCTCCGATTGTGGCGCTGCACGCATTGTTTGGCCGCAAGGAGAACATGGCCGCTGTTTCTAAAGCGCTGGCCGCTGCGACTGGTCGTAAC CCCTCTGCGGTGGAGCGCCTGGTCGCGGTGGACGTCGCGCCTAGCGCCCTACCCCATGACCTGATCAGTGTGTGGCTGCCTTGGCAAATAAACGCGATGGAACACATCTTGTCGTTGCTGTCACCGGACATGAGCCTCGATCAGGCTCTTCAGCTGGCCGATGAATACCTCAGCAGGGAAGTGACC AAACCCTACGTTCGCAGATACATGCTAGCGAACCTCCGCAAGGGACCTCGTACGTTTGAGTGGCAGGCCAACCTCAAGGTCATCAGACAGAAACTCGAGATGCTGGGCGATGCTCACTACCTCAACAACAAAATTTCCCACGTCGAAGCACTGTTCATCTCAGCCGACAGATCTGTCTACATCAC GGACGAGAACACCAAAGCCATCAAGCAGACGTTTCCCGAATCACGCGTCGTTACCATAAAAGGGGCCAACCACTGGGTCTACAACGACAAGAGAGAAGAGTTTGTCGACTTGGTCAGGGACTTCATGGCAGCGCGTCGCCCGGAATCACAGCAGAAAACTCTGTCGGCCGCTTGA